A portion of the Hoylesella buccalis ATCC 35310 genome contains these proteins:
- the gldM gene encoding gliding motility protein GldM, with protein sequence MAIKKRPLSPRQKMINLMYVVLMAMLALNVSTEVLEGFAVVEESLNRTTDNSSRENVSIYRQLSEQFKSNPEKVQAWFEKATTVKRMSDSLYDFAQQLKENIVKEADGPDGNVFDIKHKDDLEAASHVMLAPGTGKGKLLYERVNHYREQILKMITDEHQRKTIESNLTTQLSKRAKAMGKNWQEYMFEDMPVSAAVTMLSKLQSDVRYAEGEVLHALVANVDVKDIRVNKLSAFVIPESRTVVSGDRFSAQIVMAAVDTTRQPEIYIGGRKVNLRNNTYQFTAGGVGEHSFSGYITMRNGSGDVIRRDFTQKYSVVAPSATVSADLMNVLYAGYENPISISIPGVPLTSVSASMTGGGFRSVGAGKYLARPTAVGKDVTIQVSSNYNGVSRQVGKFTFHVRKLPDPIAYIAMGTDRFKGGGLAKASLMGATGINAAIDDGLLDIQFKVVSFETVFFDNMGNAVPMTSDGARFSARQRNEFRKLSRNRRFYISHVTAVGPDGLTRRLPASMEIIVK encoded by the coding sequence ATGGCAATAAAGAAAAGACCGTTATCTCCGCGCCAAAAGATGATTAACCTCATGTATGTCGTCTTGATGGCAATGCTGGCTCTGAACGTTTCCACCGAAGTCTTAGAAGGATTCGCCGTGGTAGAGGAGAGCCTGAACCGTACAACGGACAACTCATCAAGGGAGAATGTGTCTATCTATCGTCAGCTCTCAGAGCAGTTCAAGTCAAATCCAGAGAAGGTGCAAGCGTGGTTTGAGAAGGCTACGACGGTGAAACGTATGAGTGACTCGCTGTATGATTTTGCGCAACAGCTCAAGGAAAACATCGTCAAAGAGGCTGACGGTCCCGACGGAAACGTGTTCGACATCAAACACAAGGATGACCTTGAGGCTGCCTCGCACGTCATGTTGGCTCCCGGAACAGGCAAAGGAAAGCTGCTTTATGAACGCGTGAATCATTATCGGGAGCAAATTTTGAAGATGATAACCGATGAACACCAGCGCAAGACGATAGAGAGCAACCTCACAACGCAACTGTCCAAACGCGCCAAGGCGATGGGGAAGAATTGGCAGGAATATATGTTTGAAGACATGCCTGTGTCGGCTGCCGTCACGATGTTGTCCAAATTGCAAAGTGATGTGCGCTATGCCGAGGGAGAAGTGCTGCATGCACTTGTGGCCAATGTCGACGTCAAGGACATTCGTGTCAATAAGTTGAGCGCCTTTGTCATCCCCGAGTCACGTACCGTTGTCAGTGGTGATCGGTTCTCTGCACAGATTGTCATGGCGGCAGTGGATACCACTCGCCAACCCGAAATATATATAGGTGGAAGGAAAGTAAACTTACGAAACAACACATACCAGTTTACTGCCGGTGGTGTTGGCGAACATTCGTTCAGTGGTTACATCACAATGCGAAATGGAAGCGGCGACGTGATACGGCGTGATTTCACGCAAAAGTATTCTGTGGTGGCGCCCAGCGCAACCGTGTCGGCCGACTTGATGAACGTGTTGTACGCTGGTTACGAGAATCCCATCAGCATCAGCATCCCTGGTGTGCCGTTAACATCCGTTTCAGCATCGATGACAGGTGGAGGATTTAGGTCTGTAGGAGCAGGTAAGTACCTCGCTCGTCCGACAGCTGTTGGTAAAGATGTCACCATCCAGGTGTCGTCCAATTATAATGGTGTGTCACGACAAGTGGGCAAATTTACGTTTCATGTGCGCAAATTGCCTGATCCGATTGCATACATTGCCATGGGAACCGATCGGTTTAAGGGTGGTGGTTTAGCCAAAGCCTCCTTGATGGGAGCCACCGGTATCAATGCTGCCATCGACGATGGTTTGTTGGATATCCAGTTCAAGGTAGTTAGTTTTGAAACCGTTTTCTTTGACAACATGGGTAATGCCGTTCCGATGACTTCCGATGGAGCGCGCTTCTCGGCGCGGCAACGTAATGAATTCCGTAAGCTTTCTCGTAATCGTCGGTTCTATATATCACATGTCACGGCAGTAGGTCCGGATGGGTTAACCCGTCGACTGCCTGCGTCTATGGAAATTATCGTCAAATAA
- the gldN gene encoding gliding motility protein GldN, translated as MKKKLLFISLFLCVVQFAIAQPPARRAQQQRAQQSNANTISLRAQLSYPTEAKMAEDVVWRRDIYRELDLTQDANAGLYYPVEPMGTQMNLFCYIFKLMMTGNIRAYEYRLDGNETFEDSARVKPLAFLDNYHVYYERTDRGIRIDDSDIPSREVTAYYIKESAYYDQATATFHTKVLALCPIMKRVDDFGDGATSYPLFWVKYEDLAPFLSKQTIMTSNLNNAAVMSVDDYFTKNLYKGKIYKTNNMLGRTLSQEYPTDSAMANAQKRIEAEIKLFEKNMWGDQARKDSLDSIAKLNPKDVKSKRAKRNRRAAGNKTTVKSSRSRRTSSSSSNSPARVTVRRQRH; from the coding sequence ATGAAGAAGAAACTATTATTCATATCCCTGTTCTTGTGTGTCGTTCAGTTCGCCATCGCACAGCCACCGGCTCGAAGAGCGCAGCAACAACGCGCACAACAGTCAAACGCCAATACGATTAGCTTGCGTGCACAGCTGTCATATCCCACAGAAGCTAAGATGGCAGAGGATGTGGTATGGCGGCGCGACATCTATCGTGAGCTCGATTTGACGCAAGATGCTAATGCGGGTTTGTACTATCCTGTGGAGCCTATGGGTACGCAGATGAACCTGTTTTGCTACATTTTCAAGTTGATGATGACAGGCAATATTCGTGCGTATGAGTATCGGTTGGATGGTAATGAAACGTTCGAAGATTCTGCCAGGGTGAAACCTTTGGCGTTTTTAGATAACTATCATGTCTACTATGAGCGCACTGACCGAGGCATTCGAATTGATGATAGTGATATTCCTTCGCGTGAGGTGACCGCTTATTACATCAAGGAAAGTGCTTATTATGATCAAGCTACGGCAACATTCCACACCAAAGTCTTGGCCTTATGTCCCATTATGAAACGAGTAGACGACTTCGGTGATGGTGCTACATCCTATCCCTTGTTCTGGGTGAAGTATGAAGATTTGGCTCCATTCTTGTCCAAGCAAACCATCATGACGAGCAACCTCAACAATGCAGCCGTGATGAGTGTGGACGACTATTTTACGAAAAACCTATATAAAGGCAAGATTTACAAGACCAACAACATGTTGGGACGAACGTTATCTCAAGAATATCCCACTGATTCGGCTATGGCGAACGCACAGAAGCGCATTGAGGCAGAAATAAAACTCTTTGAGAAAAACATGTGGGGAGACCAGGCCCGCAAGGACTCTTTGGACAGCATAGCCAAGCTCAATCCTAAAGATGTGAAGTCGAAGCGTGCGAAACGTAACCGAAGAGCAGCCGGCAATAAGACGACAGTCAAGAGTAGTAGAAGCCGTCGTACTTCCTCTTCGTCCAGCAATTCGCCTGCACGTGTAACCGTTAGGCGACAACGTCATTAA
- a CDS encoding porin family protein, giving the protein MKKSIISLIMVMAMVTVLPASAQVKFGIKGGMNLSQMSLDKDVFNTSNRAGYFIGPTLKMGLPAPGLGLDLSALYNRQEAKVEGINNKFNTVLKQQQLIVPVNVKYSIGMGSAANIFVFAGPQIAFNIGDKVKKLSDFEDQAAEWTLKSSNFSVNAGVGLTIATHFQVTANYNVGVGKTGDITWKGVKESVENHKTEANSWRVGVAYFF; this is encoded by the coding sequence ATGAAAAAAAGTATTATCTCACTCATCATGGTTATGGCCATGGTAACAGTATTACCAGCCAGTGCACAAGTAAAGTTTGGTATCAAGGGAGGTATGAACCTCAGTCAGATGTCGTTAGACAAAGATGTTTTCAACACATCCAATCGTGCTGGCTACTTCATTGGTCCGACTTTAAAAATGGGTTTGCCTGCTCCTGGCCTTGGTTTGGATCTGTCTGCATTGTACAACAGGCAAGAAGCTAAGGTTGAAGGCATCAACAATAAGTTCAATACCGTTTTGAAACAGCAACAACTGATCGTTCCTGTGAACGTAAAATATAGTATTGGGATGGGCAGCGCAGCCAATATTTTCGTGTTTGCAGGTCCGCAGATTGCTTTCAATATTGGTGATAAGGTGAAGAAACTCTCTGATTTTGAAGATCAAGCAGCTGAGTGGACATTGAAGTCATCTAACTTCAGTGTCAATGCTGGTGTTGGCTTGACCATCGCCACGCATTTCCAAGTTACAGCCAACTACAATGTAGGTGTCGGTAAGACGGGTGACATTACATGGAAAGGTGTGAAGGAAAGCGTAGAGAACCACAAGACCGAGGCCAACTCTTGGCGTGTAGGTGTGGCCTATTTCTTCTAA
- a CDS encoding MalY/PatB family protein has product MKYDFDEIVNRRGTNSVKWDEAKEEGVIPMWVADMDFKAAPCILEALKKRVDHGVFGYTIVPDSYYESIVSWFERRHQWHIKRDWIIYTSGVVPAISAIIKALTEPGDKVLVQTPVYNCFFSSIRNNGCTTAENALVRKGNSYEIDFDDFERQAADEKTKVFLLCNPHNPAGRVWTPEELSRMNDICLRHGVKVIADEIHCELVMPGHEFTPFAAVSKACQDNCITTNSPTKSFNIAGLQIANIITSNAEDRQKIDRAININEVCDVNPFGVIALQAAYNEGEDWIDQLNVYLWENYQALKTFFKDNLPQLEVIDLEGTYLVWVNVRATGMTGNELTDKLLKEGKVFVNRGTMYGKTTGEDYIRINIAMPRSLMLEGLKRMKSVIDKIV; this is encoded by the coding sequence ATGAAATACGATTTTGACGAGATTGTGAACCGCCGCGGCACCAACTCGGTGAAATGGGACGAGGCGAAAGAGGAAGGTGTCATCCCCATGTGGGTGGCCGACATGGACTTCAAGGCTGCGCCCTGCATCCTTGAGGCACTGAAAAAGCGTGTCGACCATGGCGTGTTTGGGTACACCATCGTGCCTGATAGCTATTATGAGAGCATCGTTTCGTGGTTCGAAAGGCGACACCAATGGCACATCAAGCGCGACTGGATTATTTATACATCTGGCGTGGTGCCAGCCATTTCGGCCATCATCAAGGCACTAACGGAGCCTGGAGACAAGGTACTGGTACAGACACCGGTGTACAATTGCTTCTTCTCGTCTATCCGCAACAATGGCTGCACCACCGCCGAAAATGCGCTGGTGCGTAAAGGAAACTCGTATGAAATCGACTTTGACGACTTTGAGAGACAGGCTGCGGACGAGAAAACAAAAGTGTTCTTGCTCTGCAATCCTCACAATCCAGCCGGACGAGTGTGGACACCAGAGGAGCTGAGCCGCATGAACGACATCTGTCTCAGGCATGGCGTGAAGGTGATTGCCGATGAAATTCATTGCGAACTCGTCATGCCAGGTCATGAATTCACACCCTTTGCCGCCGTTTCCAAAGCGTGTCAGGACAATTGCATCACAACCAATTCACCCACTAAATCGTTCAATATTGCCGGATTACAGATTGCCAACATCATCACCAGCAATGCGGAAGACCGGCAAAAGATTGACCGCGCCATCAACATCAATGAGGTATGCGACGTGAATCCGTTCGGCGTAATCGCCCTACAGGCGGCCTACAACGAGGGTGAGGATTGGATTGATCAACTCAACGTCTATCTCTGGGAGAACTACCAGGCACTGAAAACATTCTTCAAGGACAACCTCCCGCAACTCGAGGTCATCGACTTGGAAGGAACATACCTTGTCTGGGTGAATGTTCGGGCAACCGGCATGACTGGCAATGAACTGACAGACAAACTGCTGAAAGAAGGGAAAGTCTTTGTGAATCGCGGCACCATGTACGGTAAAACCACAGGCGAGGATTACATTCGCATCAACATTGCCATGCCTCGCAGCCTCATGCTTGAAGGATTGAAACGCATGAAGAGTGTGATAGACAAGATTGTTTGA
- a CDS encoding DUF3737 family protein, whose product MELIKGKEFGGERPLFGIHDTRLEDVTITEGESGIKKCHNIEADHCRFIGKYPWWHVDHSVITNCYFETGSRSAIWYSNDMVMSDTIIDAPKLFREMNGLKLVNVQINDADETFWKVDHLTLRNVKLHDGTYPFMFCNHVDVDGLESDSKYVFQYVKDAVIRNAKITTKDSFWETENVTVYDSELNGEFLGWHSKNLKLVNCHITGEQPLCYCQDLVLENCTFGADCDRMFEETTLVADIRGAVTNIKNPTSGRIVADAIGSVTIDEHVLQPNNCEIIVRN is encoded by the coding sequence ATGGAATTGATAAAAGGTAAAGAGTTTGGAGGCGAGCGGCCGCTCTTCGGCATTCACGACACGCGACTGGAGGATGTTACGATTACAGAGGGCGAGTCGGGAATCAAGAAATGCCACAATATAGAGGCCGACCACTGTCGCTTCATCGGCAAATATCCATGGTGGCATGTGGACCACTCGGTGATTACCAACTGTTATTTTGAGACCGGATCGCGCTCGGCGATATGGTATTCCAACGATATGGTGATGAGTGACACCATCATTGATGCGCCCAAGCTGTTTCGTGAAATGAACGGACTGAAGCTGGTTAACGTGCAGATCAACGATGCCGACGAAACTTTCTGGAAGGTAGACCACCTTACCCTGCGCAACGTGAAGCTGCACGATGGCACCTATCCGTTCATGTTCTGCAACCATGTGGATGTGGACGGACTGGAAAGCGACAGCAAATACGTGTTTCAATATGTGAAGGACGCCGTGATACGCAACGCCAAAATCACCACCAAGGACTCGTTCTGGGAAACCGAGAACGTCACGGTGTACGATTCGGAGCTGAACGGTGAGTTCCTTGGATGGCATTCTAAAAATCTCAAACTGGTGAATTGTCACATCACGGGCGAGCAGCCTTTATGCTATTGTCAAGACCTCGTCTTGGAAAACTGTACGTTTGGGGCAGATTGCGACCGCATGTTTGAGGAGACGACCCTCGTGGCCGACATCCGCGGAGCGGTGACTAACATCAAGAATCCCACATCGGGACGCATCGTAGCCGATGCCATCGGCTCGGTGACCATCGACGAACATGTGCTGCAACCCAATAACTGCGAGATTATTGTACGCAACTAA
- a CDS encoding malate dehydrogenase, producing MAFLTNEKLTIVGAAGMIGSNMVQTALSMGLTNNICLYDVFSPEGVAEEMRQSGFDSVNIVATTDVKEAFTDAKYIISSGGAPRKAGMTREDLLKGNCEIAEGLGKDIKKYCPDVKHVVIIFNPADLTGLVTLLYSGLKPSQVTTLAALDSTRLQSALAKKFNVMQTEVKGAATYGGHGEQMAVYGSHVTISGKPLTEIIGTPEFTNEEWEQMKKDVTKGGAKIIELRGRSSFQSPAYLSVEMIRSVMGGEPFRFPVGTYVSTDKYDHIMMAMKTTLDKTGAHYEVPQGTDEENAKLDASYEHLCKMRDELVTLNIVPAISEWSSINPNL from the coding sequence ATGGCATTTTTGACAAACGAAAAATTGACCATCGTCGGCGCAGCCGGAATGATTGGTTCCAACATGGTTCAGACAGCATTGTCTATGGGTCTTACAAACAATATCTGTCTTTATGACGTATTCTCACCAGAGGGCGTGGCTGAGGAAATGCGCCAGAGCGGCTTCGATTCAGTGAACATCGTTGCGACAACAGACGTTAAAGAGGCTTTCACCGATGCCAAGTACATCATCTCTTCAGGTGGTGCTCCCCGCAAGGCAGGCATGACACGTGAGGATTTGCTCAAAGGTAACTGTGAGATTGCAGAGGGCTTGGGCAAGGACATCAAGAAGTACTGCCCTGATGTGAAGCATGTTGTGATTATCTTCAACCCGGCCGACCTCACCGGTTTGGTAACACTTCTTTATTCAGGTTTGAAACCTTCACAGGTTACAACCTTGGCAGCTCTTGACTCTACCCGCCTGCAGAGCGCACTGGCAAAGAAATTCAACGTGATGCAAACAGAGGTGAAGGGAGCCGCAACCTATGGTGGACACGGCGAGCAGATGGCCGTTTATGGCAGTCATGTTACCATTTCAGGCAAGCCCCTGACAGAGATTATCGGCACACCCGAGTTCACCAACGAGGAGTGGGAGCAGATGAAGAAGGACGTGACCAAAGGTGGTGCCAAGATTATTGAGCTTCGCGGACGCTCTTCTTTCCAGAGCCCAGCCTACCTGTCGGTAGAGATGATTCGCTCGGTGATGGGCGGTGAGCCGTTCCGTTTCCCCGTCGGCACCTATGTAAGCACTGACAAATATGACCATATCATGATGGCCATGAAGACAACGCTCGACAAGACGGGCGCACACTATGAGGTTCCACAGGGCACAGATGAGGAGAATGCCAAGCTGGATGCTAGCTATGAGCACCTGTGCAAGATGCGCGATGAGTTGGTAACACTGAACATCGTTCCGGCAATCTCAGAATGGTCGAGCATCAACCCAAATCTTTAA
- a CDS encoding aminopeptidase P family protein, whose amino-acid sequence MTMKTEIADRLSALREVMKRERLAAFIFPSTDPHNSEYVPDHWKGREWISGFDGSAGVAVVTMNHAALWTDSRYFIAAANQLAGTEFQLMKQGLPETPTIADWLGAELQQSDSTEIGMDGQVNAHQFVMQMKQDMRERGGITIRTNLDPLAIIWKDRPSIPKDTVQIQPLRYAGERTADKLTRIRQALRQQHADGTLVSALDDIAWTLNLRGTDVHCNPVFVAYLLISTTKATLCIDPDKLTPDVKAYLKGEGVEVSGYDHIKDVLADYGEYNIALDPQQINHHLFEGLRGPKILPLTSPIPLLKAVKNQAEIAGFRAAMVRDGVAMVKFLRWLKPAVEAGGQTEMSLNEKLTALRSEQDLFRGVSFDTIVGYEEHGAIVHYEATPATDAPIEPRGLVLIDSGGQYQDGTTDITRTIALGELTDEQRRVYTLVLRGHIQLELCKFPSGACGSQLDALARQPMWREGMNFMHGTGHGVGSYLNVHEGPHQIRMEWRPAPLLAGMTVTDEPGIYMEGKFGVRIENTLLVTPYKETEFGSFLQFESLTLAPIDTTPILMDMLLEEEKAWLNAYHAEVYRQLSPHLTDEENQWLSEATKAI is encoded by the coding sequence ATGACTATGAAAACAGAGATTGCAGACCGACTTTCAGCGTTGCGAGAGGTGATGAAACGTGAGCGACTGGCCGCATTTATCTTTCCAAGTACCGACCCCCATAACAGCGAGTATGTGCCTGACCATTGGAAAGGGCGCGAGTGGATATCTGGTTTTGATGGCTCGGCCGGCGTGGCAGTCGTCACAATGAACCATGCTGCGCTGTGGACCGACTCGCGCTACTTCATCGCTGCGGCCAACCAACTGGCCGGAACCGAGTTCCAATTGATGAAGCAGGGCTTGCCCGAAACGCCCACCATAGCCGATTGGCTGGGTGCCGAACTCCAGCAAAGCGACAGTACCGAAATCGGTATGGATGGTCAGGTGAACGCTCACCAATTTGTGATGCAGATGAAACAGGACATGCGTGAGCGAGGTGGCATTACTATTCGGACGAATCTGGACCCACTGGCAATCATCTGGAAAGACCGTCCCAGCATCCCGAAAGACACGGTGCAGATTCAGCCCTTGCGGTATGCAGGCGAACGAACCGCTGACAAGCTGACCCGCATTCGTCAGGCCCTGCGCCAACAACATGCTGATGGCACCCTAGTTTCTGCCCTCGACGATATTGCCTGGACACTGAACCTGCGCGGTACCGACGTGCATTGCAACCCCGTGTTCGTGGCCTACCTGCTGATTAGTACCACGAAAGCCACCCTGTGCATCGATCCCGACAAGCTCACGCCCGACGTGAAAGCGTATCTGAAAGGTGAGGGTGTGGAGGTGAGCGGCTATGACCATATCAAGGATGTACTGGCTGACTATGGCGAATATAACATCGCATTGGATCCGCAGCAGATTAACCATCATCTTTTTGAAGGGCTGCGTGGCCCAAAAATTCTCCCGCTTACCAGTCCCATCCCTCTGTTGAAAGCAGTGAAGAACCAAGCCGAAATAGCAGGCTTCCGTGCCGCCATGGTGCGTGATGGCGTGGCGATGGTGAAATTCCTGCGATGGCTCAAGCCTGCCGTTGAGGCTGGTGGACAGACTGAGATGTCGCTCAATGAGAAGCTAACCGCCTTGCGTTCCGAACAAGACCTGTTCAGAGGCGTGTCCTTCGATACCATCGTGGGCTACGAGGAGCATGGCGCCATCGTGCACTATGAGGCCACACCCGCTACCGATGCGCCCATAGAGCCGCGGGGATTGGTGCTAATCGACAGCGGTGGGCAGTACCAGGACGGCACCACCGACATCACCCGAACCATCGCCTTGGGCGAGCTGACCGATGAACAGCGCCGCGTGTACACGCTGGTGCTGCGGGGACACATCCAGCTGGAGCTGTGCAAATTCCCGTCGGGGGCATGTGGCTCACAGCTCGACGCATTGGCACGGCAGCCCATGTGGCGCGAGGGAATGAACTTCATGCATGGCACCGGGCATGGCGTGGGTAGTTATCTCAACGTGCATGAGGGGCCTCATCAGATTCGTATGGAGTGGCGACCGGCTCCCTTGCTCGCCGGCATGACTGTTACCGATGAGCCGGGCATCTACATGGAGGGCAAGTTTGGCGTGCGAATAGAGAACACGTTGCTCGTCACACCTTACAAAGAAACCGAGTTTGGCAGCTTCCTGCAATTCGAATCGCTCACGCTGGCACCCATCGACACCACGCCCATCCTCATGGACATGCTGCTCGAGGAGGAAAAGGCATGGCTCAACGCCTATCATGCCGAGGTGTACCGGCAGCTCTCACCCCATCTAACCGATGAGGAAAACCAATGGCTCTCGGAAGCCACCAAAGCGATATAG
- a CDS encoding SusC/RagA family TonB-linked outer membrane protein: MSKQKFFRGATLFLFSLLCTLSSYAQSTVQGTVKDEVGEPLIGATIQVKGEQGGTVTDIDGNYRLANVKESATLVFTYVGYATQEIAVKGQTQINVTMETDRRDLDEIVVVGYAVGTKRNVSGAIDRVGEKDMNKGVVTDATDALKGKVSGVVISSAGGDPMGTANVRIRGTSSLSGGNDPLVIIDGIFTDMAMFNALQPNDIESMTILKDASETAQYGSRGAAGVIVVATKRGKSGTSNINYNGTIGINSVFKNIEMLDASAYRNLAKERNLTFTDMKANTNWLDAVERSTGMTQNHHVSFSSGNDKGNYRASLGYIQRQGAIRGSEMQNYTAKLDATQFGFNKKLKLELGLQVGERKGKHQYDMYRMFYSAAAYNPTYPTHKNAQGIWDEDYLANEVYNPLGQLEIQNQYTASNQNVHGKATWTLLDGLFLSAFGSYTKFNVELQRYLPNDIKQGIDNGNGWAYLRNKRRQDLMGNIQLTYKKDFGAHHIDALALVEGQSYKTFWNSSEARGFETNYFGVNNMKAGANVSWGDNQSESKEYMLNSYMARINYMYANRSLLSTKIF; this comes from the coding sequence ATGAGTAAACAAAAGTTTTTTCGAGGAGCTACGCTCTTCTTGTTTAGTCTGCTTTGCACACTGAGCAGCTATGCTCAGTCTACGGTTCAAGGAACTGTGAAAGACGAGGTAGGTGAACCCTTGATTGGAGCCACTATCCAAGTGAAAGGAGAGCAGGGTGGTACGGTTACCGATATTGATGGTAACTATCGCTTGGCTAATGTGAAAGAAAGCGCAACGCTGGTATTTACCTATGTGGGTTATGCAACCCAAGAGATTGCCGTGAAGGGTCAAACACAAATCAATGTGACCATGGAAACTGACAGACGCGATCTTGACGAGATTGTGGTTGTGGGTTATGCTGTTGGAACCAAGCGAAATGTTTCGGGTGCCATTGACCGCGTAGGAGAAAAAGATATGAACAAGGGTGTTGTGACCGATGCTACCGACGCATTGAAAGGCAAGGTGAGTGGCGTGGTGATCAGTAGTGCGGGTGGCGACCCCATGGGAACAGCCAATGTACGCATCCGTGGAACCTCTTCTCTTTCAGGTGGAAACGATCCGTTGGTCATCATTGACGGTATCTTTACTGACATGGCGATGTTCAATGCTTTGCAGCCTAACGACATTGAGAGTATGACCATCCTGAAGGACGCCTCTGAAACAGCACAGTATGGTTCGCGCGGTGCTGCCGGTGTTATTGTGGTAGCTACGAAGCGAGGCAAGAGCGGAACATCAAACATCAATTATAATGGAACCATTGGAATCAATTCTGTATTTAAAAATATAGAAATGCTTGACGCTTCAGCTTATCGTAACTTAGCGAAAGAACGCAACCTTACCTTTACCGATATGAAGGCTAACACCAATTGGCTGGATGCTGTAGAGCGTTCGACGGGTATGACGCAGAATCATCATGTTTCGTTCTCGTCTGGTAATGACAAGGGAAATTATAGAGCTAGCTTGGGATATATACAGCGTCAGGGTGCCATTCGTGGTTCGGAAATGCAAAACTATACCGCTAAATTAGATGCAACCCAGTTTGGATTTAACAAGAAACTGAAGTTAGAACTAGGCCTGCAAGTAGGTGAACGTAAAGGCAAGCATCAGTACGACATGTACCGCATGTTCTACTCGGCCGCTGCTTACAATCCTACTTATCCTACCCACAAGAATGCCCAAGGCATTTGGGATGAGGATTATTTGGCCAATGAGGTGTATAATCCACTTGGACAGTTGGAGATTCAGAATCAATATACTGCCAGTAATCAGAATGTACATGGCAAAGCTACATGGACATTGCTCGATGGCTTGTTCTTGAGTGCGTTCGGCAGTTACACGAAGTTCAACGTAGAGCTTCAGCGTTATCTTCCCAATGATATTAAACAAGGTATTGATAATGGTAATGGATGGGCTTACTTAAGAAATAAGAGACGCCAGGATTTGATGGGAAACATCCAGCTGACGTACAAGAAAGATTTTGGCGCTCATCATATTGATGCTTTGGCTTTGGTGGAAGGACAGAGTTATAAAACCTTTTGGAACAGTTCTGAAGCGCGAGGCTTTGAAACCAATTACTTTGGTGTGAACAACATGAAGGCCGGAGCCAATGTCTCTTGGGGTGACAACCAAAGTGAGTCAAAAGAATATATGCTGAACTCGTATATGGCTCGTATCAATTATATGTATGCTAACCGATCACTACTGTCCACGAAAATCTTTTAA